One Pseudodesulfovibrio cashew DNA window includes the following coding sequences:
- a CDS encoding PAS domain-containing sensor histidine kinase: MTRHGSDEGGGRGRKAGIEDIIGIDSIKLGFFKEVQKTINELKASNIELEQKRRDVQDILNGIPDVVAVVSPDYRLLSVNNAFFETYRSPDDPLGEPCYKVFKGADGPCSPCPLLMARKEGKKVCRQLQIMQVDGENRQIECSAALMSGTEGNPDKVLLLHRDVTMEKQYQAKYFQAERMATIGVLAEGVAHEINNPLTSIRGFAEALSGYMGRLGSCLREGEECTDLLEVFAEYLDIVLKECNRCSEIVQNLLSFGHRDVRAMTIVNVNNIILNCLKLLHPRLSALPPGIISLSLSDEEPCVMGHPGELMQVALNLILNALYAVRESGSITIDSEVEGSMVLLRVIDTGHGIAQENIDKLFEPFFTTKPPGQGIGVGLSTCYNIIKKHGGEITASSEEGEGAVFEVILPFFSE, encoded by the coding sequence ATGACACGGCACGGATCGGACGAAGGGGGCGGACGCGGCAGGAAGGCGGGTATCGAGGACATCATCGGAATCGACTCCATCAAGCTCGGGTTCTTCAAGGAAGTCCAGAAGACCATCAACGAGCTCAAGGCATCGAACATTGAACTTGAGCAGAAGCGGCGCGACGTTCAGGACATTCTCAACGGCATCCCGGACGTGGTGGCCGTGGTCTCGCCGGACTACCGGCTGCTCTCGGTCAACAACGCTTTTTTCGAGACGTACCGGAGCCCGGACGATCCGTTGGGCGAGCCCTGCTACAAGGTCTTCAAGGGCGCGGACGGGCCGTGCTCGCCGTGCCCCCTGCTCATGGCCCGCAAGGAGGGCAAGAAGGTCTGCCGCCAGTTGCAGATCATGCAGGTGGACGGCGAGAACCGGCAGATCGAGTGCTCCGCCGCGCTCATGTCCGGGACCGAGGGCAATCCGGACAAGGTCCTGCTCCTGCACCGCGACGTGACCATGGAGAAGCAGTATCAGGCCAAGTATTTTCAGGCCGAACGCATGGCGACCATCGGCGTGCTTGCCGAGGGCGTTGCCCATGAGATCAACAACCCGCTGACGAGCATCAGGGGGTTTGCCGAGGCCCTGTCCGGGTACATGGGACGGCTCGGCTCCTGCCTGCGCGAGGGTGAGGAGTGCACCGACCTGCTGGAAGTCTTCGCCGAGTATCTCGACATCGTGCTCAAGGAGTGCAACCGCTGCTCCGAGATCGTCCAGAACCTGCTCTCTTTCGGGCACCGCGACGTGCGGGCCATGACCATCGTCAACGTCAACAACATCATCCTCAACTGCCTGAAGCTGCTGCATCCCAGGCTCTCGGCCCTGCCGCCCGGGATCATCTCGCTCTCCCTCTCAGATGAAGAACCGTGCGTCATGGGACACCCCGGCGAGCTCATGCAGGTGGCGCTCAACCTGATTCTCAACGCCCTGTACGCGGTGCGGGAGTCGGGCTCCATCACCATCGATAGCGAGGTGGAGGGGAGCATGGTCCTGCTTCGGGTCATCGACACCGGCCATGGCATCGCCCAGGAGAACATCGACAAGCTGTTCGAGCCGTTCTTCACCACCAAGCCGCCGGGGCAGGGCATCGGCGTCGGTCTTTCGACCTGCTACAACATCATCAAAAAGCACGGCGGCGAGATCACGGCTTCGAGCGAAGAGGGCGAGGGCGCGGTCTTCGAGGTCATTCTGCCTTTCTTCAGCGAATAG
- a CDS encoding iron-containing alcohol dehydrogenase yields the protein MDVFKFATPEFIFGRGSLQYASICAKRLGASKIFVVSDPGVEEAGWVEKLLDVLRAEDLDFVYYCDVSPNPRDFQVRKGVELYQREEADVIMALGGGSPMDTAKGIALIVSNGGDIRDYEGANQVRNPLPPMVFIPTTMGSESNISQFTVITDLERRVKMTLISRTLVPNISISDPLLLGTLTRELLIPPLYDSLAHAVESYVSPIANPFTEVWSLKGLDLLIRHIRPALEHLHIDDLEQLAIAGSSSGMAFTNASVGLGHALAHSLGGMFDVVHGTAHSLLLPVVMRYNLPACKEKMAKIGEIITGKRYGSDEETAMAGIAALEELREELGIPCRLREILPDRTMLSQASHNAVKDICMLTNPREATWKDILNLYYEAW from the coding sequence GTGGATGTATTCAAGTTTGCGACGCCGGAATTCATTTTCGGCCGGGGGAGCCTTCAGTATGCCAGCATCTGCGCCAAGCGGCTGGGCGCGTCGAAGATTTTCGTCGTTTCCGACCCGGGCGTGGAGGAAGCCGGATGGGTGGAGAAGCTGTTGGACGTTCTCAGGGCCGAGGACCTCGATTTCGTCTACTACTGCGACGTGTCGCCCAACCCGAGGGATTTCCAGGTCCGCAAGGGGGTGGAGCTCTACCAGCGGGAAGAGGCCGACGTCATCATGGCCCTGGGGGGCGGGAGCCCCATGGACACGGCCAAGGGCATTGCCCTGATCGTCAGCAACGGCGGTGACATCCGGGACTACGAAGGGGCCAATCAGGTTCGCAATCCCTTGCCGCCCATGGTGTTCATACCCACCACCATGGGCAGCGAGTCGAACATCTCCCAGTTCACGGTGATCACCGACTTGGAGCGCCGGGTCAAAATGACCCTGATCAGCCGGACTCTGGTGCCCAATATCTCCATCTCCGACCCGTTGCTTCTGGGCACACTGACCCGCGAGCTGCTCATTCCGCCCCTGTACGACTCGCTGGCCCACGCCGTCGAGTCCTACGTCTCGCCCATTGCCAACCCGTTCACCGAGGTCTGGAGCCTCAAGGGGCTGGACCTGCTGATCCGGCACATCCGCCCGGCTCTGGAGCACCTGCATATCGACGACCTGGAGCAATTGGCCATCGCCGGGTCTTCCTCGGGCATGGCTTTCACCAACGCCAGCGTGGGGCTGGGGCACGCTCTGGCCCACTCCCTCGGCGGCATGTTCGACGTGGTACACGGCACGGCCCATTCCCTACTGCTGCCCGTGGTGATGCGCTACAACCTGCCGGCATGCAAGGAGAAGATGGCGAAGATTGGTGAAATTATCACCGGCAAGCGCTACGGGAGCGACGAGGAGACGGCCATGGCCGGCATCGCGGCCCTGGAGGAACTGCGCGAGGAGTTGGGAATCCCGTGCCGTCTGCGCGAGATCCTGCCCGACAGGACCATGCTGTCCCAGGCCAGCCACAACGCGGTCAAGGACATCTGCATGCTGACCAACCCGCGCGAGGCCACGTGGAAGGACATCCTCAACCTGTACTACGAGGCGTGGTGA
- a CDS encoding B12-binding domain-containing radical SAM protein, with translation MKVLLLTPPAPKLRNPATAEVDLLPPKTWVPLGIAYLAGALRMDGIEAHCYDLHSYTWMAAAELLEREQPDVVGISCFTLGRAHALRLATLARMVLPEARIVMGGPHATFFPGHMLRNKAVDVVALGEGEETIVELVRCFEQGGDVHRVRGLALRAGNSFVRTPPRKRGTVLNGLALPVYDTFDLSEYKSPEIPPQYQGLTGTHILTSRGCPFQCNFCSVHSFFDGRWASRSPLNVIGEIEMLMERFDVRHIYFSDDLFSLNRERVISLCREIIDRKLEFLWMAETRVDLVDEELLAWMRRAGCYRIYYGVESGSPRVLKTANKGFTPDQVRDAFRFTHQAGMEPCCFLMVGNPGETMDTIGETVELIRDIRPATMPILGINTILPASAQYSRAKELRLISDEYWLSDEAPPLYTAEHDVDDLIYMQMMLTKGIAPEVYAHMCEMGFDEKYFLMRRMARDFAART, from the coding sequence ATGAAAGTGTTGTTGCTGACTCCGCCCGCGCCCAAACTGCGTAATCCGGCCACGGCCGAAGTGGACCTGTTGCCTCCCAAGACCTGGGTGCCGCTGGGCATCGCCTATCTGGCCGGCGCGCTCCGCATGGACGGGATAGAGGCCCATTGCTACGACCTCCACTCGTATACCTGGATGGCGGCGGCCGAGCTGCTGGAGCGCGAGCAGCCCGACGTGGTGGGCATCAGTTGCTTCACCCTGGGGCGCGCCCACGCCCTGCGTCTGGCAACCCTGGCGCGGATGGTCCTGCCCGAGGCCCGCATCGTCATGGGCGGACCTCACGCCACGTTCTTCCCCGGCCACATGCTCAGGAACAAGGCCGTGGACGTGGTGGCCCTGGGAGAGGGCGAGGAGACCATCGTTGAGCTGGTCCGTTGCTTCGAGCAGGGGGGCGACGTGCATCGCGTGCGCGGGCTGGCCCTTCGGGCCGGGAATTCGTTCGTCAGGACGCCGCCCCGCAAGCGGGGCACCGTGCTCAACGGCCTGGCCCTGCCGGTCTACGATACCTTCGATCTCTCCGAGTACAAATCCCCGGAGATTCCCCCCCAGTACCAGGGACTGACCGGCACGCACATCCTGACCTCCAGGGGGTGTCCGTTCCAGTGCAACTTCTGCTCGGTGCATAGCTTTTTCGACGGACGGTGGGCCTCCCGGTCGCCCCTCAACGTCATCGGCGAGATCGAGATGCTCATGGAGCGGTTCGACGTGCGCCACATCTATTTTTCCGACGACCTCTTTTCCCTGAACCGGGAGCGGGTCATCTCCCTGTGCCGGGAGATCATCGACCGCAAGCTGGAGTTCCTCTGGATGGCGGAGACCCGGGTGGATCTGGTGGACGAGGAACTCCTTGCCTGGATGCGCCGGGCCGGGTGCTATCGCATCTACTACGGCGTGGAGTCCGGCAGTCCCCGTGTCCTGAAGACCGCCAACAAGGGGTTTACTCCGGACCAGGTGCGGGACGCCTTTCGCTTCACCCATCAGGCCGGCATGGAGCCCTGCTGTTTCCTCATGGTCGGCAACCCCGGTGAAACCATGGACACCATCGGGGAGACCGTGGAGCTCATCCGCGACATTCGTCCCGCCACCATGCCCATCCTGGGCATCAACACGATTCTGCCCGCCTCGGCCCAGTATTCACGGGCCAAGGAGTTGCGGCTCATCTCAGACGAGTACTGGCTCTCGGACGAGGCCCCGCCGCTCTATACGGCAGAGCACGACGTGGATGACCTGATCTACATGCAGATGATGCTGACCAAGGGCATCGCACCCGAGGTCTATGCACACATGTGCGAGATGGGATTTGACGAGAAATACTTTCTCATGCGGCGCATGGCCAGGGATTTCGCCGCCCGGACGTAG
- a CDS encoding aldehyde ferredoxin oxidoreductase N-terminal domain-containing protein → MYGWAGKILRVNLDDGSIKTEDTSKYIKYTGGIGIGYKVIYDEAPAVDPFSPENRIVFAVGPLTGSLAPSTGRSEVISISPHVYAPGSKRPLVTRSGFGGYWGAELKFAGYDAIVVHGKAKKPVFINVNNDEVTIEDAQPMWGKDTFETQDMIKAKVGDEKVQIAVIGPSGENLVRISPIIHRIGNAAGQGGFGAVMGSKNLKAIAVRGTKGVKVADKKNLVKYVKSVREFQPGPLGSTPLSTGPLSWTEKHIDPKDINKQALRFDQTESCAPWLNKYHIKSQSCYSCPQGCYSYMNVDGMGGGAVSCTQWFYSWMGNRDKATFLANQLANKLGIDTFEMFPMIQFVWHLQDEEIDGKSLLRHLNAHKLVSNDNMKGLEKGHYPPKGDLSTVGLETLMNMITFRTDFLGDALAEGFRRAVDIIAAKFESLHMKEAAKRVLYFENMEGIMGGVVGGNGGWGMSAHYDPRTFGYYWAVNFAVENRDPNRHSMTNLLEWTGLTFEQALPVATRHWGREIAENGLSDLHRDRNEPLTWNGDKSAKANAYLGQFIHYRACVKDSITVCDWVFPIMTSGRKDRDYAGDISVEYKLFELVTGEKMTQQSLDDKAARIWVLHRLLTAIEWGGGRKVNLRKEHDQLPPHFFAAVETRLLPPYPPAEHPHPPLVRENFEAVKDEYYKLMGWDGETGLPTRKTMKRLGMEDVIASFEKKAFRLPS, encoded by the coding sequence ATGTATGGATGGGCTGGAAAGATTCTGCGAGTCAACCTGGACGACGGCTCCATAAAGACGGAAGATACGTCCAAGTATATCAAGTACACCGGAGGAATCGGCATCGGCTACAAGGTCATCTACGATGAGGCCCCCGCCGTCGATCCCTTCAGTCCGGAGAACCGGATCGTCTTTGCCGTGGGCCCGCTTACCGGGTCCCTGGCACCTTCCACGGGACGTTCCGAGGTCATCTCCATCTCTCCCCACGTCTACGCGCCCGGGTCCAAGCGTCCGCTAGTGACCCGGAGCGGCTTCGGCGGCTACTGGGGCGCCGAGCTGAAGTTCGCCGGCTACGACGCCATCGTGGTCCACGGCAAGGCCAAGAAGCCCGTGTTCATCAATGTGAACAACGACGAGGTCACCATCGAGGACGCCCAGCCCATGTGGGGCAAGGACACCTTCGAAACCCAGGACATGATCAAGGCCAAGGTCGGCGACGAAAAGGTCCAGATCGCGGTCATCGGTCCCTCGGGCGAGAACCTGGTCCGCATTTCCCCCATCATCCACCGCATCGGGAACGCGGCGGGTCAGGGCGGTTTCGGTGCGGTCATGGGGTCCAAGAACCTCAAGGCCATCGCCGTGCGCGGCACCAAGGGCGTGAAGGTGGCGGACAAGAAGAACCTGGTCAAGTACGTGAAGAGCGTGCGCGAGTTCCAGCCCGGTCCGTTGGGCTCCACGCCGCTTTCCACCGGTCCGCTGAGCTGGACCGAGAAGCACATCGACCCCAAGGACATCAACAAGCAGGCCTTGCGCTTCGACCAGACCGAGAGCTGCGCACCCTGGCTGAACAAGTACCATATCAAGTCCCAGTCCTGTTACTCCTGCCCCCAGGGCTGTTACTCGTACATGAACGTGGACGGCATGGGCGGCGGTGCGGTGAGCTGCACCCAGTGGTTCTATTCCTGGATGGGCAACCGCGACAAGGCCACCTTCCTGGCCAACCAGCTGGCCAACAAGCTGGGCATCGACACCTTCGAGATGTTCCCCATGATCCAGTTCGTCTGGCACCTGCAGGACGAGGAGATCGACGGCAAGAGCCTGCTCCGGCACCTCAACGCCCACAAGCTGGTCAGCAATGACAATATGAAGGGTTTGGAAAAGGGCCACTACCCGCCCAAGGGCGACCTGAGCACCGTGGGCCTTGAGACCCTGATGAACATGATCACCTTCCGCACGGACTTCCTGGGCGACGCACTGGCGGAAGGCTTCCGCCGGGCCGTGGACATCATCGCCGCCAAGTTCGAGTCCCTGCACATGAAGGAGGCCGCCAAGCGGGTCCTCTACTTCGAGAACATGGAAGGCATCATGGGCGGCGTCGTCGGCGGCAACGGCGGCTGGGGCATGTCGGCCCACTATGACCCGAGAACCTTCGGCTACTACTGGGCGGTCAACTTCGCGGTGGAGAACCGCGACCCCAACCGTCACTCCATGACCAACCTGCTGGAGTGGACCGGCTTGACCTTTGAACAGGCCCTGCCCGTGGCAACCCGCCACTGGGGACGCGAGATCGCGGAGAACGGCCTGAGCGACCTGCACCGCGATCGCAACGAGCCCCTGACCTGGAACGGGGACAAGTCGGCCAAGGCCAATGCCTACCTGGGGCAGTTCATTCATTATCGGGCTTGCGTCAAGGACAGCATCACGGTCTGCGACTGGGTCTTCCCGATCATGACCAGCGGGCGCAAGGACCGCGACTACGCCGGGGACATCTCCGTGGAATACAAGTTGTTCGAGCTGGTTACCGGGGAAAAGATGACCCAGCAATCGCTCGACGACAAGGCCGCGAGGATCTGGGTCCTGCACCGTCTGCTGACCGCCATAGAATGGGGCGGCGGCAGAAAGGTCAACCTTCGCAAGGAACACGACCAGTTGCCTCCGCACTTCTTCGCAGCCGTGGAGACGCGATTGCTGCCGCCTTACCCACCGGCGGAACACCCGCATCCGCCGCTCGTCCGCGAGAACTTCGAAGCGGTGAAGGACGAGTACTACAAACTCATGGGCTGGGATGGAGAGACGGGGCTCCCGACCAGAAAGACCATGAAGCGGCTCGGCATGGAGGACGTGATCGCCTCCTTCGAAAAGAAGGCGTTCCGTCTCCCCTCGTGA
- a CDS encoding 4Fe-4S dicluster domain-containing protein: protein MSTTNQLKSPAPVTEEAARQELAMEETSLPEKTGISRRKMLGFLGVQVVAGTLATAAIAAPKNFKPEHYNRGITPDQLPGTRAWLVSDPTTCVGCRTCEIVCSLGHDDACQPSLARIHTIYDPQHTLAKLAVMPDVCRQCNMADCYLACEYDALILDPKTGARIIDPAKCEGCGECFAACPYDMIIENEERGIFSKCDLCGGDPQCVKYCPADALKFIELG from the coding sequence ACCAACCAACTGAAAAGCCCGGCTCCGGTCACGGAGGAGGCTGCCAGGCAAGAACTGGCGATGGAAGAGACGTCCCTGCCCGAGAAGACGGGGATTTCACGACGCAAGATGCTGGGGTTCCTCGGCGTCCAGGTCGTGGCCGGAACCCTCGCCACCGCGGCCATCGCCGCGCCCAAGAACTTCAAGCCCGAGCACTACAACAGGGGCATTACGCCGGACCAGCTTCCGGGCACCCGCGCCTGGCTCGTGTCGGACCCGACCACCTGCGTTGGCTGCCGGACCTGCGAGATAGTCTGCTCCCTGGGGCATGACGATGCCTGTCAGCCTTCCCTGGCCCGGATTCACACCATCTATGATCCACAGCACACCCTGGCGAAGCTGGCGGTCATGCCCGACGTCTGCCGCCAGTGCAACATGGCCGACTGCTACCTGGCCTGCGAATACGATGCGCTGATCCTGGACCCCAAGACCGGTGCCCGCATCATCGACCCGGCCAAGTGCGAAGGGTGCGGCGAGTGCTTCGCGGCGTGCCCGTACGACATGATCATCGAGAACGAGGAGAGGGGAATCTTCTCCAAGTGCGACCTCTGCGGCGGCGATCCGCAGTGCGTCAAGTACTGCCCGGCCGACGCCCTCAAGTTCATCGAACTGGGCTAA